The Pecten maximus chromosome 12, xPecMax1.1, whole genome shotgun sequence genome includes a region encoding these proteins:
- the LOC117339616 gene encoding piggyBac transposable element-derived protein 4-like isoform X2: MNYPINLHKKMNPSVHNKDFDRRKVHNFRHVTQFVRISREMLWNVITNVNNMAASALTVNADTESDDDEGAGTQELDNNIGGSDLELSELDSDSDDDIPLADIIPLAGLVDRGGGDAGHAHNDRRWTADLKPIRVKDFEDIAGPTTALDAEKKELDFFHLIFPESLYDKLAQQTNTYAAKRIREKADSSWQATSPTEIKTFLGIVIFMSLLDLPTAKMYWSSDWMFQTSLPTIMTRLRFEKLAQYFHLNDSTTNPPKGSDGHDKLHHVRPVLDTIQGTIASQYTLHQDCAIDEAMIAYKGRLSFKQYMPAKPVKFGIKVWERADSTNGYVDKLQIYTGRAGNEQGKREVGLAARVVTDLTRDIVGSSRHVYVDNFFSSPQLFSDLLKDGLYACGTCRINRKGFPSGISKENVKKKGDFTMLQSGNLVASVWFDNKPVTFLSTNADPTTLHEVRRKNKDGSERVQLAPSVVKMYGDNMNAVNRADQLRMQYTCARKCYKWWKYVNSFILMKESPSHQRKTRTGRVKHLTQLEFRERLCKQLIGDTRSVRKRRRVIQHDVAGLSYSHMPVKVKVNRCRQCGKVKIRKESSFGCRQCGVNLCVLCFEPFHKDLVPVTQEE, translated from the exons ATGAATTATCCAAtaaatttacacaaaaaaatGAATCCCTCGGTTCATAACAAAGATTTTGATAGGCGAAAAGTACACAATTTTCGTCATGTGACCCAATTTGTTCGAATTTCCCGGGAAATGTTATGGAATGTCATCaccaatgtaaacaacatggcggCGAGTGCATTGACTGTGAATGCTGATACTGAATCAGACGATGACGAAGGGGCTGGGACCCAAGAATTAGACAACAATATCGGTGGATCCGATCTGGAATTGTCTGAGCTGGACTCTGACAGTGATGATGACATTCCACTCGCCGATATCATCCCGCTAGCGGGCCTCGTAGACCGCGGAGGTGGAGATGCTGGACACGCCCACAACGATCGCCGCTGGACAGCTGATCTGAAACCTATACGTGTGAAGGATTTCGAGGATATAGCTGGCCCTACTACCGCACTGGATGCTGAGAAGAAAGAGCTGGATTTCTTTCACCTGATTTTCCCTGAATCCTTGTACGACAAGCTAGCCCAGCAGACCAACACCTATGCTGCTAAGCGGATCCGGGAAAAGGCAGACAGCTCGTGGCAGGCAACTTCGCCCACCGAGATCAAGACCTTCTTGGGGATTGTGATTTTTATGTCACTGCTGGACCTGCCAACTGCAAAGATGTACTGGTCATCTGATTGGATGTTTCAAACATCTTTGCCTACCATAATGACCAGACTCAG ATTTGAGAAACTCGCACAGTATTTTCATCTGAATGACTCCACGACAAATCCCCCCAAAGGCAGCGACGGTCACGACAAGCTCCATCATGTCAGGCCAGTCTTAGATACCATCCAAGGCACTATAGCATCCCAGTACACGTTACACCAGGACTGTGCTATAGATGAGGCTATGATTGCATACAAGGGGAGGCTTAGTTTTAAGCAATATATGCCAGCCAAGCCGGTTAAGTTTGGGATCAAGGTGTGGGAGCGGGCGGATTCCACCAATGGCTATGTCGACAAACTCCAGATTTACACCGGAAGAGCAG GAAATGAACAAGGCAAGAGAGAAGTTGGACTTGCTGCTCGAGTTGTGACCGACCTGACCAGAGACATTGTTGGTAGCAGTCGCCACGTATATGTTGACAATTTCTTCTCCAGTCCCCAGCTGTTTTCTGACTTGCTAAAGGATGGTCTCTATGCATGTGGAACATGTCGAATCAATAGAAAGGGGTTCCCGTCTGGTATCAGTAAGGAGaatgttaaaaaaaagggaGACTTCACAATGCTGCAATCAG GAAACCTGGTGGCCAGTGTCTGGTTTGACAACAAGCCAGTGACATTTCTGTCGACAAATGCAGACCCTACTACACTACATGAGGTGCGTCGCAAAAATAAAGATGGTAGTGAGAGAGTTCAACTGGCCCCTTCTGTTGTGAAAATGTACGGCGACAATATGAATGCTGTGAATAGAGCTGATCAACTCCGTATGCAGTACACCTGTGCCAGAAAGTGCTACAAATGGTGGAAGTA TGTGAATTCTTTCATTCTTATGAAGGAGTCTCCAAGTCACCAGAGGAAAACCAGAACTGGCAGAGTGAAGCATCTTACCCAGCTGGAATTCAGAGAAAGGCTATGTAAACAGTTAATTGGTGATACACGTTCTGTCAGAAAACGACGACGTGTGATACAGCATGATGTGGCAGGTCTTTCCTATTCTCATATGCCAGTTAAGGTAAAGGTGAACAGGTGTCGCCAGTGTGGAAAGGTGAAAATCAGGAAGGAATCGAGTTTTGGATGCCGACAATGTGGGGTAAACCTGTGCGTTTTGTGCTTTGAACCATTTCACAAGGATTTAGTCCCTGTCACACAGGAAGAGTAG
- the LOC117339616 gene encoding piggyBac transposable element-derived protein 4-like isoform X1, whose product MNYPINLHKKMNPSVHNKDFDRRKVHNFRHVTQFVRISREMLWNVITNVNNMAASALTVNADTESDDDEGAGTQELDNNIGGSDLELSELDSDSDDDIPLADIIPLAGLVDRGGGDAGHAHNDRRWTADLKPIRVKDFEDIAGPTTALDAEKKELDFFHLIFPESLYDKLAQQTNTYAAKRIREKADSSWQATSPTEIKTFLGIVIFMSLLDLPTAKMYWSSDWMFQTSLPTIMTRLRFEKLAQYFHLNDSTTNPPKGSDGHDKLHHVRPVLDTIQGTIASQYTLHQDCAIDEAMIAYKGRLSFKQYMPAKPVKFGIKVWERADSTNGYVDKLQIYTGRAGNEQGKREVGLAARVVTDLTRDIVGSSRHVYVDNFFSSPQLFSDLLKDGLYACGTCRINRKGFPSGISKENVKKKGDFTMLQSGNLVASVWFDNKPVTFLSTNADPTTLHEVRRKNKDGSERVQLAPSVVKMYGDNMNAVNRADQLRMQYTCARKCYKWWKYVFFFLLDTALVNSFILMKESPSHQRKTRTGRVKHLTQLEFRERLCKQLIGDTRSVRKRRRVIQHDVAGLSYSHMPVKVKVNRCRQCGKVKIRKESSFGCRQCGVNLCVLCFEPFHKDLVPVTQEE is encoded by the exons ATGAATTATCCAAtaaatttacacaaaaaaatGAATCCCTCGGTTCATAACAAAGATTTTGATAGGCGAAAAGTACACAATTTTCGTCATGTGACCCAATTTGTTCGAATTTCCCGGGAAATGTTATGGAATGTCATCaccaatgtaaacaacatggcggCGAGTGCATTGACTGTGAATGCTGATACTGAATCAGACGATGACGAAGGGGCTGGGACCCAAGAATTAGACAACAATATCGGTGGATCCGATCTGGAATTGTCTGAGCTGGACTCTGACAGTGATGATGACATTCCACTCGCCGATATCATCCCGCTAGCGGGCCTCGTAGACCGCGGAGGTGGAGATGCTGGACACGCCCACAACGATCGCCGCTGGACAGCTGATCTGAAACCTATACGTGTGAAGGATTTCGAGGATATAGCTGGCCCTACTACCGCACTGGATGCTGAGAAGAAAGAGCTGGATTTCTTTCACCTGATTTTCCCTGAATCCTTGTACGACAAGCTAGCCCAGCAGACCAACACCTATGCTGCTAAGCGGATCCGGGAAAAGGCAGACAGCTCGTGGCAGGCAACTTCGCCCACCGAGATCAAGACCTTCTTGGGGATTGTGATTTTTATGTCACTGCTGGACCTGCCAACTGCAAAGATGTACTGGTCATCTGATTGGATGTTTCAAACATCTTTGCCTACCATAATGACCAGACTCAG ATTTGAGAAACTCGCACAGTATTTTCATCTGAATGACTCCACGACAAATCCCCCCAAAGGCAGCGACGGTCACGACAAGCTCCATCATGTCAGGCCAGTCTTAGATACCATCCAAGGCACTATAGCATCCCAGTACACGTTACACCAGGACTGTGCTATAGATGAGGCTATGATTGCATACAAGGGGAGGCTTAGTTTTAAGCAATATATGCCAGCCAAGCCGGTTAAGTTTGGGATCAAGGTGTGGGAGCGGGCGGATTCCACCAATGGCTATGTCGACAAACTCCAGATTTACACCGGAAGAGCAG GAAATGAACAAGGCAAGAGAGAAGTTGGACTTGCTGCTCGAGTTGTGACCGACCTGACCAGAGACATTGTTGGTAGCAGTCGCCACGTATATGTTGACAATTTCTTCTCCAGTCCCCAGCTGTTTTCTGACTTGCTAAAGGATGGTCTCTATGCATGTGGAACATGTCGAATCAATAGAAAGGGGTTCCCGTCTGGTATCAGTAAGGAGaatgttaaaaaaaagggaGACTTCACAATGCTGCAATCAG GAAACCTGGTGGCCAGTGTCTGGTTTGACAACAAGCCAGTGACATTTCTGTCGACAAATGCAGACCCTACTACACTACATGAGGTGCGTCGCAAAAATAAAGATGGTAGTGAGAGAGTTCAACTGGCCCCTTCTGTTGTGAAAATGTACGGCGACAATATGAATGCTGTGAATAGAGCTGATCAACTCCGTATGCAGTACACCTGTGCCAGAAAGTGCTACAAATGGTGGAAGTATGTTTTCTTCTTCTTGCTTGATACAGCCCTTGTGAATTCTTTCATTCTTATGAAGGAGTCTCCAAGTCACCAGAGGAAAACCAGAACTGGCAGAGTGAAGCATCTTACCCAGCTGGAATTCAGAGAAAGGCTATGTAAACAGTTAATTGGTGATACACGTTCTGTCAGAAAACGACGACGTGTGATACAGCATGATGTGGCAGGTCTTTCCTATTCTCATATGCCAGTTAAGGTAAAGGTGAACAGGTGTCGCCAGTGTGGAAAGGTGAAAATCAGGAAGGAATCGAGTTTTGGATGCCGACAATGTGGGGTAAACCTGTGCGTTTTGTGCTTTGAACCATTTCACAAGGATTTAGTCCCTGTCACACAGGAAGAGTAG